The Candidatus Niyogibacteria bacterium genome has a segment encoding these proteins:
- a CDS encoding septum formation initiator family protein, producing the protein MREFQTKRRWRRMLFSWPVAITLILAVVWLLSLIAREYLAVKIVKKEEARLEEKLTLLEEKNKTMEGLLKNINSASGLEKIIRERFNVKKPGEEVLVVLNKEEKKADGESAKQGFFVSFWLAVKNLLNY; encoded by the coding sequence ATGAGAGAATTTCAAACAAAGCGGCGCTGGCGCAGAATGCTTTTTTCTTGGCCGGTGGCCATTACGCTGATTTTGGCGGTGGTTTGGCTTTTGAGCCTGATCGCGAGAGAATATTTAGCCGTTAAGATAGTTAAAAAAGAAGAAGCGCGGCTGGAAGAAAAATTAACTTTGCTTGAAGAAAAAAATAAAACAATGGAAGGACTTTTAAAGAATATAAATTCAGCCAGCGGGCTTGAAAAAATCATTCGCGAGCGGTTTAATGTCAAAAAGCCGGGCGAAGAAGTTTTGGTGGTTTTAAATAAAGAAGAGAAAAAAGCAGACGGAGAATCGGCAAAACAAGGATTTTTCGTTTCTTTTTGGCTGGCGGTTAAGAATCTATTAAATTATTAG
- the lepA gene encoding elongation factor 4 has product MIMSNIRNFCIIAHIDHGKSTLADRLLEITKTVEERKMREQYLDQMELERERGITIKLQPVRMLYKIRNLEREQVFREAGPKSEQEFILNLIDTPGHIDFSYEVSRSLAAVEGAILLVDASQGVEAQTITNIEMARALGLVIIPVLNKIDLPHARVEETSRELIDFLNVKPEEILKISAKTGEGVENLLEEIIRRVPPPKVSSGRDPRAMIFDFEYSSHQGVIAYLRVFDGILKKNDELRLHFADQKIIAAEVGIFKPFLKPVEQLSAGEIGYLATNIKRPEIVRVGDTVVSFRNPLLALAGYREPQPVVFSSIFPSQGEKFEELKNALYKLRLTDSAFSFEQEADAVLGRGFRCGFLGMLHMEIIIERIRREFKIDLITATPSVLYEVFGKDGKSRLIFSSSQFPDDSEIIKIKEPWLDFEILSPQQYLNKIISFLREYGVEIKSTDLFGERRLIIKGKMPLRELMRGFFDNLKSISQGYASFNYILSGQREAQVSRLDVLVAEERVPAFSRVVAKDRLEYEGRRLVEKLYEILPRALFTVKIQALAKGRIIASRALPALKKDVTGYLYGGDRTRKMKLWQKQKKGKQKLKERGRINIPHEVFVKMIKN; this is encoded by the coding sequence ATGATTATGTCCAACATTCGCAACTTTTGCATTATTGCGCACATAGACCATGGGAAATCCACTTTGGCGGACCGGCTCTTGGAAATTACCAAGACCGTGGAAGAGAGAAAAATGCGCGAGCAGTATTTGGATCAGATGGAACTTGAGCGCGAACGCGGCATTACCATTAAATTACAGCCGGTCAGGATGTTGTATAAAATCCGAAATCTTGAAAGAGAACAAGTTTTCCGCGAGGCAGGCCCGAAATCCGAACAAGAATTTATTCTGAATTTGATTGATACGCCCGGCCATATAGATTTCTCTTACGAAGTTTCCCGTTCTTTGGCGGCGGTGGAAGGGGCGATTCTTTTGGTGGATGCCAGTCAGGGAGTGGAGGCTCAGACCATCACTAATATTGAAATGGCGCGCGCGCTGGGATTGGTTATTATTCCGGTTTTAAACAAAATTGATCTGCCGCACGCGCGCGTTGAGGAAACCAGCCGGGAATTGATTGATTTTTTAAACGTTAAGCCGGAAGAAATTTTAAAAATTTCCGCTAAGACCGGGGAAGGAGTGGAAAATCTTTTAGAGGAAATTATCCGGCGTGTTCCGCCGCCCAAGGTTTCGTCCGGGCGCGATCCCCGGGCGATGATTTTTGATTTTGAATATTCTTCCCATCAGGGCGTGATCGCTTATCTTCGCGTTTTTGACGGGATTTTAAAAAAAAACGATGAATTAAGACTTCATTTTGCGGATCAGAAAATTATCGCCGCGGAAGTGGGAATTTTTAAGCCGTTTTTAAAGCCGGTTGAACAATTAAGCGCCGGCGAAATCGGTTATTTGGCGACCAATATCAAGCGGCCGGAAATAGTCAGAGTGGGCGATACGGTGGTTTCTTTTCGCAATCCTTTGCTGGCTCTGGCCGGTTACCGAGAACCCCAGCCGGTGGTTTTTTCCAGTATTTTTCCTTCCCAGGGGGAAAAATTTGAGGAATTAAAAAACGCTCTTTATAAATTACGCCTGACTGACAGCGCTTTTTCCTTTGAACAGGAGGCGGACGCGGTTTTAGGCCGGGGATTTCGCTGCGGTTTTTTAGGAATGCTCCATATGGAAATTATTATCGAAAGAATTCGGCGGGAATTTAAGATAGATTTAATCACCGCCACGCCCAGCGTGCTTTACGAAGTTTTTGGCAAAGACGGAAAAAGCCGGCTGATTTTTTCTTCCAGCCAGTTTCCCGATGATTCTGAAATAATAAAAATTAAAGAACCCTGGCTGGATTTTGAAATTTTAAGTCCGCAGCAGTACTTGAATAAAATTATTTCTTTTTTGCGGGAATACGGCGTTGAAATAAAAAGTACCGATCTCTTCGGCGAAAGACGCTTGATTATAAAAGGAAAAATGCCCTTGCGTGAATTGATGCGGGGATTTTTTGATAATTTAAAAAGTATCAGTCAGGGATACGCTTCTTTTAATTATATATTATCCGGCCAGCGCGAAGCCCAAGTGTCCCGTTTGGATGTTTTAGTGGCGGAAGAAAGAGTGCCGGCTTTTTCGCGCGTCGTCGCCAAAGACCGTTTGGAATATGAGGGAAGGCGGCTGGTGGAAAAGCTTTATGAAATTCTTCCGCGCGCGCTTTTCACCGTTAAAATTCAGGCATTGGCCAAAGGAAGAATTATCGCTTCCCGCGCTTTGCCGGCCCTTAAAAAAGATGTCACCGGATATTTATACGGCGGCGACCGGACCAGAAAAATGAAGCTTTGGCAAAAACAAAAGAAAGGCAAACAAAAATTAAAGGAAAGGGGAAGAATTAATATTCCTCATGAAGTTTTCGTTAAGATGATTAAAAATTAA
- a CDS encoding tetratricopeptide repeat protein, with the protein MESEEISIPLKKEAAEDYSADFKKEAGENIFDKTARTIFYVLGFLLPLWILPITASPLELNKAYLTYFLVIFALFFWLAGRIKTSSIDLPKSFFFFSLVLLALVWGLAVIFSQSPHFSFGGTGSEAGTFVSVLTGVIAAFLAMTLFQNAAHVFKWFLILFVSAGLVFIAKFFQMFFNFPFWKEIFNVSTFNLIGNWNNFGIFSGLIVFLSLAFLEIIKSKSIKLFPIIMLVLSFLALALVNFIALWWVLSVFLIIFLSYLFVLKKSVWIFFSWTSIVLIIVLFFLLAQPLAVKFISFTGVNINFLEVRPSWSATWTVVKSVLSEHFLVGSGPNTFLYDWLAFKPASLNDTLFWDARFSEGAGLLFSFLAEAGILGFLVFLLLFGSLLRRGFQIISRPDSSVAYHLLIASFFSAAYLWIMNIFYTPGFLIFIFSFIFSGLFIGLAIEQGFVKKYHFPLFKNNASGFISVILMISFLLFGLAGVFYFSQKYFAAYSFRQGLAVFNASGDLAKAEAMILRATKFDGRDYYWRSLVEINLEKLQRLLSRQDITGDEMMAQFQNILSDAIKYGQEAARINPADPLNWVTLAKVYEAVTPLGISGAAEAANNFYEEAKKRDPQSPAHFLAQARLAVQSANLEKARDLLNKAIVFKSDYTPARFLLAQIAVQEGKTNEAILRLEEARFLAPNDLGVLFQLGLLYYQKGDFERAKAVLERAVGINSDYSNARYFLGLAYDRLNKKTEALAQFERVLKLNPGHSEVMRILENIKKGKSALSGISSVPEERKEPPVD; encoded by the coding sequence ATGGAGTCTGAAGAAATATCCATTCCTTTAAAAAAAGAAGCGGCTGAAGATTATTCCGCGGATTTTAAAAAAGAAGCCGGGGAAAATATTTTTGATAAAACAGCCAGAACTATTTTTTATGTTCTGGGATTTTTATTGCCATTATGGATTCTGCCGATTACGGCTTCTCCTTTGGAATTAAATAAAGCATACCTGACTTATTTTCTGGTGATTTTTGCTCTTTTTTTCTGGCTGGCGGGGCGCATCAAAACAAGTTCTATAGATCTGCCTAAAAGTTTTTTCTTTTTTTCTCTCGTGTTGCTGGCGTTGGTTTGGGGATTGGCTGTTATTTTTTCGCAAAGCCCGCATTTTTCTTTCGGCGGAACAGGTTCTGAAGCCGGTACTTTTGTATCGGTTTTGACGGGAGTGATTGCCGCTTTTTTAGCGATGACGCTTTTTCAAAATGCCGCCCATGTTTTTAAATGGTTTTTGATTCTTTTTGTTTCCGCGGGTTTGGTTTTTATCGCTAAATTTTTCCAGATGTTTTTCAATTTTCCTTTCTGGAAAGAAATTTTTAACGTTTCAACTTTTAATTTAATAGGCAATTGGAACAATTTCGGAATTTTTTCCGGTTTGATTGTTTTTTTGTCTCTGGCTTTTTTGGAAATTATCAAGTCTAAATCAATAAAATTGTTTCCGATTATTATGCTTGTTTTGTCTTTTTTGGCTTTAGCGCTGGTAAATTTTATCGCTTTATGGTGGGTCTTATCGGTTTTTTTGATTATTTTTCTTTCTTATCTTTTTGTTTTAAAAAAGAGCGTCTGGATATTTTTCAGTTGGACTTCAATTGTTTTAATCATTGTCTTATTTTTTCTTTTGGCTCAGCCGCTGGCGGTAAAATTTATATCTTTTACGGGCGTTAATATTAATTTTTTGGAAGTGCGCCCTTCTTGGAGCGCGACTTGGACAGTCGTAAAAAGCGTTTTAAGCGAACATTTTTTAGTTGGTTCCGGCCCCAATACTTTTTTATACGATTGGCTGGCGTTTAAACCGGCCAGTTTGAACGATACTTTATTTTGGGATGCCCGTTTTTCCGAAGGAGCAGGCCTTTTGTTTTCTTTTTTGGCCGAGGCGGGAATTTTAGGTTTTTTAGTTTTTCTGCTTTTGTTCGGTTCTTTATTGCGGCGGGGCTTTCAGATTATTTCGCGGCCTGATTCTTCCGTGGCTTACCATCTTTTGATCGCCAGTTTTTTCAGCGCGGCTTATCTTTGGATAATGAATATTTTTTACACGCCCGGATTTTTGATTTTTATTTTCAGTTTTATTTTTTCCGGTTTATTTATCGGTTTGGCGATTGAACAGGGTTTTGTGAAAAAATATCATTTTCCTCTTTTTAAAAATAACGCCAGCGGTTTTATTTCCGTTATTTTGATGATTTCTTTTTTGCTTTTCGGCTTGGCCGGCGTTTTTTACTTCTCGCAGAAATATTTTGCCGCTTATTCTTTTAGGCAGGGTTTAGCTGTTTTTAACGCCAGCGGAGATTTGGCAAAAGCCGAAGCGATGATTTTGCGCGCGACGAAATTTGACGGCCGCGATTATTATTGGCGTTCTTTAGTTGAGATAAACCTGGAAAAACTTCAGCGGCTTTTATCCCGCCAGGATATTACCGGCGATGAAATGATGGCGCAATTTCAGAATATTTTGTCAGACGCCATTAAATACGGCCAGGAGGCGGCGCGGATTAATCCCGCTGATCCCCTTAATTGGGTTACGTTGGCCAAGGTTTACGAAGCAGTGACGCCTTTGGGAATTTCCGGAGCGGCGGAGGCGGCGAATAATTTTTATGAAGAAGCAAAGAAACGGGATCCTCAAAGTCCGGCGCACTTTTTGGCCCAAGCCAGACTGGCGGTTCAATCGGCAAATCTTGAAAAAGCGCGCGATCTTTTGAATAAAGCCATTGTTTTTAAAAGCGATTACACTCCCGCCAGATTTCTTTTAGCCCAAATCGCGGTTCAAGAAGGAAAAACCAATGAAGCGATTTTACGTCTGGAAGAAGCGCGTTTTCTGGCGCCCAACGATTTAGGCGTTCTTTTTCAACTTGGTTTGCTTTATTATCAAAAAGGAGATTTTGAACGGGCAAAAGCGGTTTTGGAAAGAGCGGTCGGCATTAATTCCGATTATTCCAACGCGCGATATTTCTTAGGTTTGGCTTATGATCGTTTGAATAAAAAAACGGAAGCTTTGGCGCAATTTGAGCGTGTTTTAAAATTAAACCCCGGCCATAGCGAAGTGATGAGAATTCTGGAAAATATTAAAAAAGGAAAATCGGCTTTGTCCGGCATTTCATCTGTTCCGGAAGAAAGAAAAGAACCGCCGGTGGATTAA
- a CDS encoding MerR family DNA-binding transcriptional regulator — protein sequence MYNEKVEKRFLTIKEAAKFLEVTPLTLRNWDKSGKFAAQRHPINNYRVYTISELENFLKRFNLKKRRQIPVILLED from the coding sequence CTGTATAATGAAAAAGTGGAAAAAAGATTTCTGACTATCAAAGAAGCGGCAAAATTTTTAGAGGTAACGCCTTTAACGCTTAGAAATTGGGATAAATCTGGCAAGTTTGCTGCGCAACGCCACCCGATCAATAACTACCGCGTTTATACTATTTCCGAACTGGAAAATTTTCTCAAACGTTTTAACTTAAAAAAACGCCGCCAAATTCCGGTAATCTTGCTGGAAGATTAG
- a CDS encoding ribonucleoside-triphosphate reductase, which yields MPPQKISLLTKVRKRDGRLVDFDLSRISNAVFRAMQLTGEGDLKYDPQRVAADVKKDLEKQYVKDRIPDIEDIQDAVEKNLILMDFPKTAKAYILYRYKRAEIRKQKKRVPLRIKELTRASKKYFRNALAEFIFYRSYSRWLEKENRRETWIETVDRYFSFMKTNLGDKLSLKEYQEIREAVLNQEVMPSMRLLWSAGAAARATNVAAYNCSFIAPAKLEDFADIMYVLMCGAGAGFSVESQTAQALPQIKKQAGRRLKTHFIEDSKEGWCEALTFGLKTWFSGKDVDFDYSRLRPEGALLKTMGGKSSGPGPLKELLNFIRDKILARQGRRLSNIDVHDLICKIGEIVVSGGVRRSALISLSDLDDKEMRDAKKGQFYLKEPQRSLANNSAVYNKKPTGAQFLEEWLALMESGSGERGIFNRGGLEKQVPPRRWKAFKKHASTAGSNPCGEIILKSKQFCNLSEVVARREDNEKSLLKKTRLAAILGTYQSMLTDFSYLSKEWKKNCEEERLLGISITGQWDSSASRDPKILRKMKEMAVKTNQEYAKKFGINFSAAITCVKPSGTVSQLVDASSGMHARHSPYYIRRVRISATDSLFQMLKDQKVPYKPEVGQFMENANTYVIEFPVKSPKGAIFRNDLSALDQLAHWKKVKENYTEHNPSVTVSVGEEEWVKVAHWLYENWEMIGGLSFLPREEHVYKLAPYEEITKEQYEELAAKFPKMDFSQIVLYEQDDATEGAKELACVAGVCEI from the coding sequence ATGCCTCCGCAAAAAATATCTCTTTTAACTAAAGTCAGAAAACGAGACGGCCGTCTCGTTGATTTTGATTTGTCGCGCATCAGCAACGCGGTTTTTCGGGCAATGCAGTTAACCGGTGAAGGCGATCTAAAATATGACCCCCAAAGAGTGGCGGCGGACGTTAAAAAAGACTTGGAAAAACAATATGTCAAAGATCGCATTCCCGATATTGAAGATATTCAAGATGCGGTGGAAAAAAATTTGATTTTAATGGATTTTCCAAAAACCGCCAAAGCTTACATTCTTTATCGGTATAAACGAGCTGAAATTCGGAAGCAAAAAAAACGGGTGCCGCTTCGAATTAAAGAATTAACTCGCGCGAGCAAAAAATATTTTAGAAACGCGCTGGCGGAATTTATTTTTTACCGCAGTTATTCGCGCTGGCTGGAAAAAGAAAATCGCCGCGAAACCTGGATTGAAACCGTTGACCGTTATTTTTCTTTTATGAAAACAAATCTTGGCGATAAGCTTTCTTTGAAAGAATATCAGGAAATTCGCGAAGCGGTTCTTAATCAGGAAGTAATGCCGTCAATGCGGCTCTTATGGAGCGCCGGCGCGGCGGCGCGGGCGACCAACGTGGCCGCTTATAATTGTTCTTTTATCGCGCCGGCAAAATTAGAAGATTTTGCCGACATTATGTATGTTTTGATGTGCGGCGCTGGCGCGGGTTTTTCCGTGGAATCCCAGACTGCCCAAGCGCTTCCTCAAATAAAAAAACAAGCCGGCCGCCGGCTGAAAACTCATTTTATAGAAGACAGCAAAGAAGGATGGTGCGAGGCGCTGACTTTCGGTTTAAAAACCTGGTTTTCGGGAAAAGACGTTGATTTTGATTATTCCCGGCTTCGGCCGGAAGGCGCGCTTCTTAAAACCATGGGCGGAAAATCTTCCGGTCCCGGCCCTTTAAAAGAACTTCTTAATTTTATTCGCGATAAAATTTTAGCGCGGCAAGGCCGGCGGCTGTCTAACATTGATGTCCATGATTTGATTTGTAAAATTGGCGAAATCGTCGTTTCCGGCGGCGTGCGGCGCAGCGCTTTGATTTCTCTTTCAGATTTAGATGACAAGGAAATGCGCGATGCCAAAAAAGGGCAGTTTTATCTGAAAGAACCGCAGAGAAGTTTAGCCAATAATTCGGCGGTTTATAATAAAAAACCAACCGGCGCGCAATTCTTGGAAGAATGGCTGGCTTTAATGGAAAGCGGGAGCGGGGAGCGGGGAATTTTTAACCGCGGAGGATTGGAAAAACAGGTGCCGCCGCGCCGCTGGAAAGCTTTTAAAAAACACGCTTCAACCGCCGGGTCTAATCCTTGCGGTGAAATAATCCTTAAATCAAAACAATTCTGCAATCTTTCCGAAGTCGTGGCGCGGCGCGAAGACAATGAAAAATCGCTTTTGAAAAAAACGCGGCTAGCCGCCATTTTAGGCACTTACCAGTCAATGCTGACTGACTTTTCTTATCTTTCCAAAGAATGGAAAAAAAATTGCGAAGAAGAGCGTTTGCTCGGCATATCAATTACGGGCCAATGGGATTCTTCGGCCAGCCGCGATCCGAAAATTCTGCGGAAGATGAAAGAAATGGCCGTAAAAACAAATCAGGAGTATGCCAAAAAATTCGGCATTAATTTTTCCGCCGCCATTACTTGCGTGAAGCCTTCGGGTACGGTTTCTCAATTAGTTGACGCTTCCAGCGGAATGCATGCCCGCCATTCTCCTTATTATATCCGGCGGGTCAGGATTTCCGCGACCGATTCTTTGTTTCAGATGCTTAAAGACCAGAAAGTGCCTTATAAGCCGGAAGTCGGCCAATTTATGGAAAACGCCAATACTTATGTTATTGAATTTCCGGTTAAATCTCCCAAAGGCGCGATTTTCAGAAATGATTTGTCGGCGCTTGACCAGTTGGCGCATTGGAAAAAAGTTAAAGAAAATTACACCGAACATAATCCTTCGGTAACCGTTTCAGTCGGAGAAGAAGAATGGGTAAAGGTGGCCCATTGGCTCTATGAAAATTGGGAAATGATCGGCGGCTTGTCTTTCTTGCCGCGCGAAGAGCATGTTTATAAACTCGCGCCTTATGAAGAAATTACTAAAGAGCAATATGAAGAGCTGGCGGCTAAGTTTCCTAAAATGGATTTTTCTCAAATTGTGCTTTATGAACAGGATGACGCGACCGAAGGCGCGAAGGAGTTGGCTTGCGTGGCCGGCGTTTGCGAAATTTAA
- the ftsZ gene encoding cell division protein FtsZ — MGKINPQIETFARIKVIGVGGSGLNAVDHMINSKIKGVDFIGINTDAQDLHYSLAEKKIHIGKNLTRGLGAGMNPEIGRQAAEDTKDEIQNVIKGADMIFVTCGFGGGTGTGAAPVVARLAKDQGILTVAVVTKPFIFEGSQRTNIAENGLKNLKESVDAMIIIPNDRLLNVVQQDTSFLSAFAMCDDVLKQAVEGIADLITIPGIINVDFADVKAIMENAGSALMGVGFAQGEKRAEVAARIAINSPLLDISMDGAKGVLFAIAGGLDLTMMEVQEAAKIITGSADKNAKVIFGAVKDDRLKKNEIKVTVIAAGFPQNEAKRQSLFQPEIKNNGNVGAGSFDSRKISDNAKKNEEENEEWNAIPAFLRRSKKI; from the coding sequence ATGGGAAAAATAAATCCTCAAATAGAAACATTTGCCAGAATTAAAGTAATCGGCGTGGGCGGTTCCGGGCTTAACGCGGTGGATCATATGATTAATTCTAAAATAAAAGGAGTGGATTTTATCGGCATCAACACTGACGCGCAGGATCTTCATTATTCTTTGGCGGAGAAGAAAATTCATATCGGGAAAAATTTGACGCGCGGATTGGGTGCGGGAATGAATCCGGAAATCGGCCGGCAGGCTGCCGAAGACACCAAAGATGAAATTCAGAACGTGATTAAAGGAGCGGATATGATTTTTGTCACTTGCGGTTTTGGCGGCGGAACCGGCACGGGCGCGGCGCCGGTGGTGGCGCGTTTGGCTAAAGATCAAGGCATTTTAACCGTCGCGGTCGTGACCAAACCTTTTATTTTTGAAGGTTCTCAAAGAACGAATATCGCTGAAAACGGTTTGAAAAATTTAAAAGAATCGGTTGACGCGATGATTATCATTCCTAATGATCGTTTGTTGAACGTTGTCCAGCAAGATACTTCTTTTCTTTCCGCTTTTGCAATGTGCGACGATGTTTTAAAACAAGCCGTGGAAGGCATTGCTGATTTAATCACTATTCCCGGCATCATTAACGTTGATTTTGCCGACGTTAAAGCGATAATGGAAAATGCCGGATCAGCTTTGATGGGCGTTGGTTTTGCCCAAGGAGAAAAAAGAGCCGAAGTGGCGGCGCGGATTGCCATAAATTCTCCGCTTTTAGATATTTCAATGGATGGCGCCAAAGGAGTGCTCTTTGCCATTGCCGGCGGGTTGGATTTGACGATGATGGAAGTTCAGGAAGCGGCAAAAATTATCACTGGTTCGGCGGATAAAAACGCGAAAGTTATTTTTGGAGCCGTGAAGGACGACCGTTTGAAGAAAAATGAGATAAAAGTAACGGTTATCGCGGCGGGTTTTCCGCAAAACGAGGCAAAACGGCAGTCTCTTTTTCAACCGGAGATTAAAAATAACGGCAATGTTGGCGCCGGTTCTTTTGACAGCCGTAAAATAAGCGATAATGCCAAAAAAAACGAAGAGGAAAATGAAGAATGGAACGCGATTCCGGCATTTTTAAGAAGATCCAAGAAAATTTAG
- the ftsA gene encoding cell division protein FtsA, which translates to MGKNIVIGIDIGTSSIKTIVVEKEKGKTPRVLGVGEAASLGVRKGSVIDVAEVSEAAAASRREAEKSSGITIKHAYISLGGLGLSSLRQKGVVAASRADNEITEYDIKRVVEVCRSPVALLANKSVIDAHPLFFTVDGELVSQNPLGLVGTRLEAETMFTVGLTPHLNNLIKSMEGAKIAIDDVVASPFAASLAVLSKKHKEAGVALLNLGAMTASLAVFEENLPLSLEIFSIGSSHITNDIAVGFQLSMEEAEKLKCNFATEKARKAKLTDIIDARLFDIFELVEKHLKKIGRSRLLPAGIVITGGGANLTDLAEFSRRELQLPAQIGLPQNIHCDYSRFQDPKWSVAAGLCLYGFEDEKGYAAFPGIKGIKGAGNFLSRWLRAFLP; encoded by the coding sequence ATGGGAAAAAATATTGTAATCGGCATTGATATCGGCACTTCATCGATTAAAACGATAGTGGTTGAAAAGGAGAAAGGAAAAACTCCCCGGGTGCTGGGAGTGGGAGAAGCCGCGTCTTTGGGCGTCAGAAAAGGTTCGGTGATTGATGTGGCGGAAGTATCGGAAGCGGCGGCCGCTTCCCGCCGGGAAGCGGAAAAATCTTCAGGGATAACGATAAAACACGCTTATATTTCTCTCGGCGGTTTAGGACTCTCTTCTCTTCGCCAAAAAGGAGTAGTGGCGGCGTCCCGGGCGGATAACGAAATCACCGAATACGATATTAAGCGGGTTGTTGAAGTTTGCCGTTCGCCGGTGGCTTTGCTTGCCAACAAATCCGTCATTGACGCGCATCCTTTATTTTTTACGGTTGACGGAGAATTAGTCAGTCAAAATCCTCTCGGTTTGGTCGGAACGCGCCTTGAAGCGGAAACGATGTTTACCGTCGGTTTGACGCCACATTTGAATAATTTAATAAAAAGCATGGAAGGAGCAAAAATCGCCATTGATGATGTGGTGGCTTCTCCTTTTGCGGCCAGTCTGGCGGTGTTGAGCAAGAAACACAAGGAAGCAGGCGTGGCTTTGCTTAATTTAGGCGCGATGACTGCCAGTTTGGCGGTCTTTGAAGAAAATTTACCTCTTTCTTTGGAGATTTTTTCCATTGGTTCTTCTCATATTACCAATGATATTGCCGTTGGTTTCCAATTATCAATGGAAGAGGCGGAAAAATTAAAGTGTAATTTTGCCACCGAGAAAGCGCGAAAAGCAAAATTAACGGATATTATTGACGCGCGCTTGTTTGATATTTTTGAATTAGTGGAAAAACATTTAAAGAAAATCGGCCGCAGCCGGCTGCTTCCGGCCGGAATCGTCATTACCGGCGGCGGAGCCAACCTGACGGACTTGGCGGAATTTTCGCGCCGTGAATTGCAATTGCCGGCGCAAATCGGCCTGCCCCAGAATATTCATTGCGATTACAGCCGATTTCAGGATCCTAAATGGAGCGTGGCCGCCGGACTTTGTCTTTACGGTTTTGAAGATGAAAAAGGATATGCCGCTTTTCCGGGAATTAAAGGGATAAAAGGAGCGGGAAACTTTTTATCCCGCTGGCTGAGGGCTTTTTTGCCATAA
- the ybeY gene encoding rRNA maturation RNase YbeY has protein sequence MVSLVNLTKQKTPIIAWKKIAEKILGKQFDLSVVLTGEKKIAAIKKKYLPRKQELRRPNILSFLMEENVGEIFLCPAYLRREAPFFKRNFNRHLKKIYLHGILHLKGFSHQQEKEAVKMAKEEKKWEKIL, from the coding sequence ATGGTCAGTCTTGTTAATTTAACAAAACAAAAGACGCCGATTATTGCTTGGAAAAAAATCGCGGAAAAAATTTTAGGAAAGCAATTTGATTTGAGCGTCGTGCTGACGGGAGAAAAGAAAATCGCCGCGATCAAAAAAAAATATCTTCCCCGAAAGCAAGAATTACGCCGGCCTAACATTCTTTCTTTTTTAATGGAAGAGAACGTCGGAGAAATTTTTCTCTGCCCCGCTTATCTTAGGCGCGAAGCTCCCTTTTTTAAAAGAAATTTTAACCGGCATTTGAAAAAAATTTATCTGCATGGAATTCTTCATTTAAAAGGTTTTAGCCATCAGCAGGAAAAAGAAGCCGTAAAAATGGCCAAAGAAGAAAAAAAATGGGAAAAAATATTGTAA
- a CDS encoding GatB/YqeY domain-containing protein encodes MADTLKQKLNQDLKEALKKKDEMTVSVLRLVFSSIINREIELRKKDIGLSDSEVLETLSSEVKKRRDSIAEFEKGGRFDLAEQEKKELEILKGYLPPEMPDEEIIRIISEGIRETGAKSEKDFGKLMKVVMLILKGKAEGDRVTKIAREMLKSKA; translated from the coding sequence GTGGCTGATACTTTAAAACAAAAATTAAATCAAGATTTGAAAGAGGCGCTGAAAAAAAAAGACGAAATGACGGTTTCGGTTTTACGCCTGGTTTTTTCGTCTATTATTAACAGGGAAATAGAATTAAGAAAAAAAGATATCGGCCTTTCGGATAGCGAAGTTTTGGAAACACTTTCTTCGGAAGTCAAGAAAAGGAGAGATTCAATTGCGGAATTTGAAAAAGGCGGCCGTTTTGATTTGGCGGAACAAGAGAAAAAAGAGTTGGAAATTTTAAAGGGTTATCTTCCTCCGGAAATGCCGGACGAAGAAATTATCCGGATTATCAGTGAAGGAATTAGAGAAACCGGCGCAAAAAGCGAAAAAGATTTCGGCAAATTAATGAAAGTGGTTATGCTGATTCTGAAGGGTAAAGCCGAAGGCGATCGGGTGACCAAAATAGCGCGGGAAATGCTAAAATCCAAAGCGTAA
- a CDS encoding HIT domain-containing protein → MEGCVFCNISCGEIKTDFIFQDKELISFNDINPSAPIHILIVSRKHLISVKDLSDKDTDLIGKMVLKARDIARERNLDGYKLVFNVGRAGGQIVDHLHLHLLSGKGARIP, encoded by the coding sequence ATGGAAGGATGCGTATTTTGCAATATCAGTTGCGGAGAGATTAAAACTGATTTTATTTTTCAAGACAAAGAGTTAATATCTTTTAATGACATTAATCCCAGCGCGCCGATCCATATTTTAATTGTTTCCCGGAAACATTTGATCTCGGTTAAAGATTTATCCGATAAGGATACGGATTTGATCGGAAAAATGGTCTTAAAAGCGCGGGATATTGCCCGGGAAAGAAATCTTGACGGTTATAAACTTGTTTTTAACGTCGGCCGGGCCGGCGGACAAATTGTCGATCATTTGCATCTGCACCTTCTAAGCGGAAAAGGCGCGCGAATTCCTTAA